From a single Nocardioides panacis genomic region:
- a CDS encoding NAD(P)/FAD-dependent oxidoreductase: protein MTDFTHARPTAAVVGGGVSGLTAAYLLAKTHHVTLFEADERVGGHAHTHDVDVSDGRSVPVDSGFIVLNDRTYPLLRRLFAELGVETRPTEMSMSISCAECGLNYVGGRKANGIFAQRRRVADPTFWRMLLSIRRFQKAALRLLDEEPDSILTYGEFLDRHGFGRHFVTHYALPIVSCVWSMGHREAMEYPAAYLFAFLHHHGFLVLGDAPTWHTVVGGSRSYVGAITQRLDVVRNRTRVTAVSRKPDGVEIDDEYGAHHSFDKVVIATHADDALALLTDAGEDETALLGAFGYSTNVAHLHRDDSVLPALQGGRASWNYRLEGCETLTDRSKVSYWMNRLQGHPEGDPLIVTLNPDEHDAPRDTIATMTYLHPTYTSASVAAQKRLPGLNTDRLAFAGAYQGWGFHEDGCRSGVAAAEALGAGW from the coding sequence ATGACGGACTTCACCCACGCCCGCCCCACAGCAGCAGTCGTCGGCGGCGGCGTGTCCGGGCTCACCGCGGCCTACCTCCTGGCCAAGACCCATCACGTGACGCTCTTCGAGGCCGACGAGCGGGTCGGCGGGCATGCGCACACCCACGACGTCGACGTCTCCGACGGCCGCTCGGTGCCCGTCGACTCCGGCTTCATCGTGCTCAACGACCGCACCTACCCGCTGCTGCGACGGCTGTTCGCCGAGCTCGGCGTGGAGACCCGGCCGACCGAGATGAGCATGAGCATCAGCTGCGCCGAGTGCGGGCTGAACTACGTCGGGGGCCGCAAGGCGAACGGCATCTTCGCCCAGCGCCGCCGCGTCGCGGACCCCACGTTCTGGCGGATGCTGCTCTCGATCCGGCGGTTCCAGAAGGCCGCCCTCCGGCTGCTCGACGAGGAGCCGGACAGCATCCTGACCTACGGCGAGTTCCTCGACCGGCACGGCTTCGGCCGGCACTTCGTGACCCACTACGCCCTGCCGATCGTGTCCTGCGTGTGGTCGATGGGGCACCGCGAGGCGATGGAGTACCCCGCGGCGTACCTCTTCGCGTTCCTGCACCACCACGGGTTCCTGGTGCTCGGGGACGCCCCGACCTGGCACACCGTGGTCGGCGGCTCGCGCTCCTACGTCGGCGCGATCACCCAACGGCTCGACGTGGTGCGCAACCGCACCCGGGTGACGGCGGTCAGCCGCAAGCCCGACGGCGTCGAGATCGACGACGAGTACGGCGCGCACCACAGCTTCGACAAGGTCGTCATCGCCACCCACGCCGACGACGCGCTCGCGCTGCTCACCGACGCCGGCGAGGACGAGACCGCCCTGCTCGGGGCGTTCGGCTACTCGACGAACGTCGCCCACCTGCACCGTGACGACAGCGTGCTGCCCGCGCTGCAGGGCGGCCGGGCCAGCTGGAACTACCGGCTCGAGGGCTGCGAGACCCTGACGGACCGCAGCAAGGTGTCCTACTGGATGAACCGGCTCCAGGGGCACCCCGAGGGCGACCCGCTGATCGTCACGCTGAACCCCGACGAGCACGACGCCCCGCGCGACACGATCGCGACGATGACCTACCTGCACCCGACGTACACCTCGGCGTCGGTCGCCGCCCAGAAGCGGCTCCCGGGCCTGAACACCGACCGGCTCGCGTTCGCCGGGGCCTACCAGGGCTGGGGCTTCCACGAGGACGGCTGCCGCTCCGGCGTCGCGGCCGCCGAGGCCCTGGGAGCCGGCTGGTGA
- a CDS encoding DUF1365 domain-containing protein: MSAATTPARTPSYVHARVSHRRTRPFTYEFGHRTSMWLVDVQDAGAAFPRWLRPFASIRSEDHFAADDARPLAVKVRGYLDAQELDWSADRVLMLANARSLGYVFDPLTTYFCFAADGRLEGVLAEVHNTYGERHCYPLHVTERAGATVDKEFYVSPFFAVEGRYDIRTRLTGDTVAVGISLTQGEETVFTASVSGDLQPATRSRVLRAVARYPIPSQRVSALIRWHGVRLWLRRLPVVPRRPHQAPKGMA; this comes from the coding sequence GTGAGCGCTGCGACCACGCCCGCCCGGACACCGTCCTACGTGCACGCCCGGGTCAGCCACCGGCGGACCCGCCCGTTCACCTACGAGTTCGGGCACCGCACCAGCATGTGGCTGGTCGACGTGCAGGACGCCGGCGCGGCGTTCCCGCGCTGGCTGCGGCCGTTCGCGTCGATCCGGTCCGAGGACCACTTCGCCGCCGACGACGCCCGTCCGCTGGCGGTCAAGGTGCGCGGCTACCTCGACGCGCAGGAGCTCGACTGGTCCGCCGACCGGGTGCTGATGCTCGCCAACGCACGCTCCCTCGGCTACGTCTTCGACCCGCTCACGACGTACTTCTGCTTCGCCGCGGACGGCCGTCTCGAGGGCGTGCTGGCCGAGGTGCACAACACCTACGGGGAGCGGCACTGCTACCCGCTGCACGTCACCGAACGGGCCGGCGCGACGGTGGACAAGGAGTTCTACGTCTCGCCGTTCTTCGCCGTCGAGGGCCGCTACGACATCCGCACCCGGCTGACCGGTGACACCGTCGCCGTCGGCATCTCGCTGACCCAGGGCGAGGAGACCGTGTTCACCGCGTCGGTGAGCGGCGACCTGCAGCCCGCGACCCGGAGCCGCGTGCTGCGTGCGGTGGCCCGCTACCCGATCCCCTCCCAGCGCGTCTCCGCGCTCATCCGCTGGCACGGTGTCCGCCTCTGGCTGCGCCGCCTGCCCGTGGTCCCCCGTCGCCCTCACCAGGCCCCGAAAGGAATGGCATGA
- a CDS encoding ABC transporter ATP-binding protein: MPGSGELVVETTGLHKEFRTRRGRRVVAVDHLDLAVPAGGVHGFLGPNGSGKTTTIRMLLGLARPSEGRMRLFGEPVPQHLPAVMSRVGAVVEQPKFVPSFTGRHNLALLAHTVGVSSRDVDAALAQVGLTGREKERYKGYSLGMKQRLAIAATLLKSPDLLILDEPTNGLDPAGIRDIRTMIRELGESGVTVLLSSHILAEVQQVCHSVSIIGKGRLLASGAVEDLVGEQSVKQVRVSVADPASAQRILETARFRVTRDGDRLLVEGADRAEHITRVLADRQIYVRELTPVRADLESVFLRLTQDTSLHATGPQRPAVATAPTDGGAA, encoded by the coding sequence ATGCCAGGCAGCGGAGAGCTCGTCGTCGAGACGACGGGTCTGCACAAGGAGTTCCGGACCCGTCGCGGTCGTCGCGTCGTGGCCGTGGACCACCTCGACCTCGCCGTCCCCGCCGGCGGTGTGCACGGCTTCCTCGGGCCGAACGGCTCGGGCAAGACCACCACGATCCGGATGCTGCTCGGGCTCGCGCGCCCCAGCGAGGGCCGGATGCGGCTGTTCGGCGAGCCGGTCCCCCAGCACCTCCCGGCGGTGATGAGCCGGGTCGGCGCGGTCGTGGAGCAGCCGAAGTTCGTGCCGTCGTTCACCGGCCGGCACAACCTCGCCCTGCTCGCGCACACGGTCGGGGTGAGCAGCCGCGACGTCGACGCCGCGCTCGCCCAGGTCGGGCTCACCGGCCGGGAGAAGGAGCGCTACAAGGGCTACTCGCTCGGCATGAAGCAGCGTCTCGCGATCGCGGCGACCCTGTTGAAGTCCCCGGATCTGCTGATCCTCGACGAGCCGACCAACGGGCTCGACCCGGCGGGCATCCGCGACATCCGCACGATGATCCGCGAGCTCGGGGAGAGCGGCGTGACCGTGCTGCTCAGCTCGCACATCCTGGCCGAGGTCCAGCAGGTCTGCCACTCGGTGTCGATCATCGGCAAGGGCCGGCTGCTCGCCTCCGGCGCGGTCGAGGACCTCGTCGGCGAGCAGAGCGTCAAGCAGGTGCGGGTCTCGGTGGCCGACCCGGCGTCCGCGCAGCGGATCCTGGAGACCGCCCGGTTCCGGGTCACCCGGGACGGCGACCGGCTGCTGGTCGAGGGCGCCGACCGGGCCGAGCACATCACCCGGGTCCTGGCCGACCGGCAGATCTACGTCCGTGAGCTGACCCCGGTGCGCGCCGACCTGGAGTCCGTGTTCCTCCGGCTCACCCAGGACACCTCGCTGCACGCGACCGGGCCGCAGCGGCCGGCGGTCGCGACCGCCCCGACCGACGGAGGTGCCGCATGA
- the lipB gene encoding lipoyl(octanoyl) transferase LipB, giving the protein MDDLIFETVGFGEDAVEYVAAWDLQREVHARVVAGAPGTVLLLEHPAVFTAGKRTEPHERPAGDDVPVIDVDRGGKITFHGPGQLVGYPIVRLPDHVLVVDYVRRVEEALILACAELGVATARVPGRSGVWVAEDERGPERKVAALGIRVSRGVTMHGFAVNCDVDLGWYDRFVPCGISDAGVTSLSAELGREVTVEEVAPVVERHVRALLAWTPYDATPDYPAKPEPGRVRLITPAL; this is encoded by the coding sequence GTGGACGACCTGATCTTCGAGACCGTCGGCTTCGGCGAGGACGCCGTGGAGTACGTCGCCGCGTGGGACCTGCAGCGCGAGGTGCACGCCCGGGTGGTAGCCGGCGCGCCGGGCACCGTGCTGCTGCTCGAGCACCCCGCGGTGTTCACCGCCGGCAAGCGCACCGAGCCGCACGAGCGGCCGGCCGGCGACGACGTGCCGGTCATCGACGTCGACCGCGGCGGCAAGATCACCTTCCACGGGCCCGGCCAGCTGGTCGGCTACCCGATCGTCCGGCTGCCCGACCACGTGCTCGTCGTGGACTACGTGCGCCGGGTCGAGGAGGCGCTGATCCTCGCCTGCGCCGAGCTCGGCGTCGCCACCGCCCGGGTCCCGGGCCGCAGCGGCGTCTGGGTCGCCGAGGACGAGCGCGGCCCGGAGCGCAAGGTCGCCGCACTCGGCATCCGGGTCAGCCGCGGCGTGACCATGCACGGGTTCGCGGTCAACTGCGACGTCGACCTGGGGTGGTACGACCGCTTCGTGCCGTGCGGCATCAGCGACGCCGGCGTCACCAGCCTGTCCGCCGAGCTCGGCCGCGAAGTGACGGTCGAGGAGGTCGCGCCGGTGGTCGAGCGGCACGTCCGCGCGCTGCTCGCCTGGACGCCGTACGACGCCACGCCGGACTACCCGGCCAAGCCCGAACCGGGTCGCGTGCGACTCATCACGCCCGCGCTCTGA
- the lipA gene encoding lipoyl synthase, protein MTQAPTQPGSSTPGTPVPEGRKLLRLEVRNAQTPIERKPEWIKTRATMGPQYRELQNLVKSEGLHTVCQEAGCPNIFECWEDREATFLIGGDQCTRRCDFCQIDTGKPEPLDRDEPRRVAESVQKMQLRYATITGVARDDLPDGGAWLYAETVKQIHALNPDTGVENLIPDFNGRPDQLLEVFESRPEVLAHNVETVPRIFKRIRPAFRYDRSLDVITQARAFGLVTKSNLILGMGETREEISQALRDLHAAGCELITITQYLRPSPRHHPVERWVKPEEFVEMKDEADEIGFAGVMSGPLVRSSYRAGRLYQQAMAAREAGSASRSA, encoded by the coding sequence GTGACCCAAGCCCCCACCCAGCCAGGATCCAGCACGCCCGGGACCCCCGTCCCGGAAGGTCGCAAGCTGCTCCGCCTCGAGGTGCGCAACGCGCAGACCCCGATCGAGCGCAAGCCGGAGTGGATCAAGACCCGCGCCACCATGGGCCCGCAGTACCGCGAGCTGCAGAACCTCGTGAAGTCCGAGGGCCTGCACACCGTGTGCCAGGAAGCGGGCTGCCCCAACATCTTCGAGTGCTGGGAGGACCGCGAGGCGACGTTCCTCATCGGCGGCGACCAGTGCACCCGCCGCTGCGACTTCTGCCAGATCGACACCGGCAAGCCCGAGCCGCTCGACCGGGACGAGCCCCGCCGGGTCGCCGAGAGCGTGCAGAAGATGCAGCTGCGCTACGCCACCATCACCGGCGTGGCCCGCGACGACCTGCCCGACGGCGGCGCGTGGCTCTACGCCGAGACCGTCAAGCAGATCCACGCGCTGAACCCGGACACCGGCGTCGAGAACCTGATCCCGGACTTCAACGGCCGGCCCGACCAGCTCCTCGAGGTCTTCGAGTCCCGTCCCGAGGTGCTCGCGCACAACGTGGAGACGGTGCCGCGGATCTTCAAGAGGATCCGCCCGGCCTTCCGCTACGACCGCTCGCTCGACGTGATCACCCAGGCCCGCGCGTTCGGCCTGGTCACCAAGTCCAACCTGATCCTGGGCATGGGCGAGACCCGCGAGGAGATCTCGCAGGCGCTGCGGGACCTGCACGCGGCCGGCTGCGAGCTGATCACGATCACCCAGTACCTCCGCCCCTCCCCGCGGCACCACCCCGTCGAGCGCTGGGTCAAGCCGGAGGAGTTCGTCGAGATGAAGGACGAGGCCGACGAGATCGGGTTCGCCGGCGTGATGTCCGGGCCGCTCGTGCGCTCGTCCTACCGCGCCGGCCGGCTCTACCAGCAGGCGATGGCGGCCCGCGAGGCCGGGTCGGCCAGCCGGTCCGCCTGA
- a CDS encoding DUF4191 domain-containing protein has translation MAKKDAAAPEKEGRLKQIALVYKMTKKTDPRIGLILLGVFVLTAAIAFGVFTLVPGGWIFDLVTAVLFGLLAVLIVFGRRAQKSQYAQIDGQPGAAAAVLGQLKRGWKVDPGIAFNRQQDLVHRVVGPPGIVLVGEGNPTRLKSLLATERRKHERVASETPIYEVVSGTGEGAVPVPKLSRHVTKLGRNIKPAEMTDVLQRLRALDANRSNMPIPKGPVPTSMKGARGNMRGR, from the coding sequence ATGGCCAAGAAGGACGCGGCAGCCCCCGAGAAGGAGGGCCGCCTCAAGCAGATCGCCCTCGTCTACAAGATGACGAAGAAGACCGACCCGCGGATCGGGCTGATCCTGCTGGGTGTCTTCGTGCTCACCGCGGCGATCGCCTTCGGGGTGTTCACGCTGGTGCCGGGCGGCTGGATCTTCGACCTGGTCACCGCGGTCCTGTTCGGCCTGCTGGCCGTGCTGATCGTCTTCGGACGGCGCGCCCAGAAGTCGCAGTACGCCCAGATCGACGGGCAGCCCGGTGCCGCCGCGGCCGTCCTCGGCCAGCTCAAGCGCGGCTGGAAGGTCGACCCCGGCATCGCCTTCAACCGCCAGCAGGACCTCGTGCACCGCGTCGTCGGCCCGCCCGGGATCGTGCTGGTCGGCGAGGGCAACCCCACCCGGCTCAAGTCGCTGCTGGCCACCGAGCGCCGCAAGCACGAGCGGGTCGCCTCCGAGACGCCCATCTACGAGGTCGTCAGCGGCACCGGCGAGGGCGCCGTACCCGTGCCGAAGCTGTCGCGCCACGTGACCAAGCTCGGCCGCAACATCAAGCCGGCCGAGATGACCGACGTGCTCCAGCGGCTGCGGGCGCTGGACGCCAACCGGTCCAACATGCCGATCCCGAAGGGTCCCGTGCCGACCAGCATGAAGGGCGCCCGCGGGAACATGCGGGGCCGCTGA